A region of the Arenibacter antarcticus genome:
TGTAGATAGTAGGAGTAAAGGCCAGAATATAGATGTGTTTTTTTATCATCATGAGAAGAGTAAGAATGGTAAGCATCTGGCGGAAAGCATCCATAAAACATTTTTAAACAAATACAGAGAATACCAGCCAAATAGAAGTTACGAAGGCACCTTTGGTGATCGAAGTGGCTTGTATTTGGTAAAGAATACCTTGCCGGCCATGGCCTATATTGAAATTGGAAACATAAAGAATAAAAAAGACCAAAGACGTATTTTGGATACTGACAATAGGCAGGCCCTTGCAAAATGGATTTCAGAAGGGGTGATTTTAGATAGGGATAGAAAGTTGCGTTAAGGGGTTAGTTTGCAATGTTTTTCTTGTAGTAATCGTACAATTGGTCCGGACCAAAACCAAGTATGTTTTTCAGATGGATCACACCAAAGTGGTACTGTAATCTTACCGTGCCCAGCTGCTCATATTTTCTTGCCGAAGTGATTACGTGTTGTGGTAACACCGTGAATTTTGCGGACCTATAGAGTCGCCCTATAAATTCGGTGTCCTCATATATGATATAGGCCTCATTATACCCCTTAGATTTATGGAAAAGTTCTTTCTGAACGAATAGCGACTGATCTCCTCCACGGCATAATTTGTGGTTAATCCTGCTAAACCAAGCGAAAAATTGCAAGAATTTTTTGGAAGTATTGAATCTCATTCTAAAACAGCCAGCCTTAAAACCTGTTTCTATAGCGCTTAAAATATATTGGTCAAATTGCTTTGGGGGAAAGGTGTCGGCGTGAAGAAAGTACAGAATTTCTCCGGACGCATGTTTTGCCCCTATATTCATTTGTTTGGCACGGCCTTTTTTCGCCCTTAACATTGTAGCGCCAAAGTCTTTGGCAATAGCAAAGGATTGATCGGTGCTGCCTCCATCTACCACTATAATTTCTTTAATGGCATTTGTGACGCTATTTTCCCGAAGATATTCCAGTAACATTTTAATAGTGGTAGCCTCGTTAAATACAGGTATAATGATGCTAATACTGTTGTGGTTATTTAGCTTCATTTAG
Encoded here:
- a CDS encoding TIGR04283 family arsenosugar biosynthesis glycosyltransferase, encoding MKLNNHNSISIIIPVFNEATTIKMLLEYLRENSVTNAIKEIIVVDGGSTDQSFAIAKDFGATMLRAKKGRAKQMNIGAKHASGEILYFLHADTFPPKQFDQYILSAIETGFKAGCFRMRFNTSKKFLQFFAWFSRINHKLCRGGDQSLFVQKELFHKSKGYNEAYIIYEDTEFIGRLYRSAKFTVLPQHVITSARKYEQLGTVRLQYHFGVIHLKNILGFGPDQLYDYYKKNIAN